A stretch of the Haloarcula ordinaria genome encodes the following:
- a CDS encoding metallophosphoesterase: MSVEPLPGVPAATVETDGERLLAVADYHAGIEAGLRYDGVELESAAAERRRRLTGLVTETGADRVVVVGDLGHAIGDPFADERDELAALFDSLSVPMTLVKGNHDGDLEDVLDELGADVTVTPAHGTRLGDVGFVHGHTWPSPAVLAADVVCMGHEHPVVRLEDEVGGVRKERAWLRGELAPDAFESAVEPGADLVVFPAFNDRSGGTWVNVDGQSFLSPFLPAGLADAEAFLLDGTRLGAYQTV, translated from the coding sequence ATGTCGGTCGAACCGCTCCCCGGCGTGCCCGCCGCGACTGTCGAGACCGACGGTGAGCGACTGCTCGCCGTCGCCGACTATCACGCCGGTATCGAAGCCGGCCTCCGATACGACGGCGTCGAGCTCGAGTCCGCGGCGGCGGAGCGACGCCGCCGGCTGACGGGCCTCGTCACGGAGACGGGCGCCGACCGGGTCGTCGTCGTGGGCGACCTCGGACACGCCATCGGCGACCCGTTCGCGGACGAACGCGACGAACTTGCTGCACTGTTCGACTCTCTCTCCGTCCCGATGACGCTGGTGAAGGGCAACCACGACGGCGACCTGGAAGATGTTCTCGACGAACTCGGCGCGGACGTGACGGTCACGCCCGCACATGGCACCCGTCTCGGCGACGTGGGTTTCGTCCACGGCCACACGTGGCCGTCACCGGCCGTTCTCGCCGCCGACGTAGTCTGTATGGGCCACGAGCATCCGGTGGTCCGCTTGGAAGACGAGGTCGGCGGCGTCCGCAAGGAACGCGCGTGGCTCCGTGGCGAACTCGCGCCCGACGCCTTCGAGAGCGCGGTCGAACCTGGTGCCGACCTGGTCGTCTTCCCGGCGTTCAACGACCGGTCGGGCGGGACCTGGGTGAACGTCGATGGACAGTCCTTCCTCTCACCGTTTCTCCCGGCGGGCCTCGCAGACGCCGAGGCGTTCCTGCTGGACGGCACGCGCCTCGGCGCCTATCAGACGGTCTGA
- a CDS encoding Eco57I restriction-modification methylase domain-containing protein, whose product MVPTQITRSDILEWNSLEAISQSFTKRGLEIEEDSPQNGISLRFDDVTKFLLVSTSGDEGGTEIPEILEEHTEEHPNILVASSGYRRFDIFSRSDAAPAYGQLNFDHFGFDMQEVAEEGTHSRTLIERLNRIEGYDGDSLKRIYSDLGVIEEFTKEYQEILEELTNQISAPETLDLESRRHYAQRSLNRVIYLYLLQQNEVLDEKYLEDKHGQISYSGRDVYDEFYSPLFRGELPSDTNPSVEPFLDNFLFEEGPIEEEHPQIRPAASTTKVNELFEDVLTFLDEWDWHIAREYNLRRTTWVTPRVIGHALERYINKQGSGTYHTPERLAQFVVQESVEESLLTKFNPTINDEYDSIEQVFEEGTAEQIEDLYFETLSDFYIVDPAVGSGSFIEQGLDLLSDIYIECFDRLESEDSFRTDELPDYQSDIDRVLLAKEIATRRNLFGVDLNPVAKELTQFRLNLSLLTAVTDPEQLQSRSLQLQSGFNFWRGNSLIGFIEPGEPITEGFQTQLTTDHQNYADLRQALANYREGVSSSSSDITRIESILTELEERVDQNFHDQLSEVFSQELSDGQMRDTLHPFHWYLAFPDIIAGGGFDVVVSNPPWLDLKETISGRSADAEERAAIEYQQEYFNESEAYQLQGDRSANLSSLFIERAQAITDEEGVISMLVPETIFSAKEFTTLRDHLLRNAAIEYAIGFENHGIFSDLHRQYRFGLLQFHNTGETSEIKTIFRQTSLDILNSPSESLLDISPETIREYSPNRFSFPAVETADDLQSLRKIVQHRSLADDQGWDIETFRGLNQAREAEYLFEEEEQGSYPIYGGRNIYQFVHDRSFFDLDGPSYWGVSENGDRPSAKTRIREREFHELERRFADVVVEPQQVAFGDGTTLDRNDVPMPFDEYRIAYRDVASSKNERTVIASVIPPGVVCLNTLHTIHPYDWRRQDPQVGTTNPDDLFRLTYNPEELFCLLGLLNSIPFDYLMRTKVETHLSDYLMKESQVPRLTSDTDWFDLIWESAAQLNCYGDSFASLRDELSIPPLHDEGERRLAQATIDAAAFRAYGFEDVDVVWSVIDSFPIVRSPRVMDDRYMDEVLDQFEDLEAREL is encoded by the coding sequence ATGGTTCCAACTCAAATCACTCGTTCGGATATCTTAGAGTGGAACTCTCTAGAGGCTATCTCGCAATCATTCACTAAGAGAGGGCTTGAGATAGAAGAGGATTCTCCACAGAACGGAATTTCGCTCCGTTTTGATGATGTAACTAAATTTCTTCTAGTGTCGACTAGTGGGGATGAGGGGGGGACAGAAATCCCAGAAATCTTGGAAGAGCATACTGAAGAACATCCGAATATACTGGTAGCGAGTTCTGGGTACAGAAGATTCGATATCTTCTCGAGAAGCGATGCTGCTCCAGCATACGGACAGTTGAATTTTGACCACTTCGGTTTCGATATGCAGGAAGTGGCCGAAGAGGGAACTCACTCGCGAACGCTTATCGAGCGCTTGAATCGAATCGAAGGATACGATGGCGACTCTCTCAAGCGGATCTACTCTGATTTGGGTGTTATTGAGGAGTTCACAAAAGAATATCAAGAAATCTTAGAAGAGCTCACTAATCAGATCTCTGCCCCAGAAACTCTTGATTTAGAATCTCGACGTCATTATGCACAACGCTCGCTTAACCGAGTTATATATCTGTATCTGCTCCAGCAAAATGAGGTTCTCGACGAGAAGTATCTAGAGGACAAACATGGGCAAATCTCGTACTCGGGACGAGATGTCTATGATGAGTTCTACTCACCACTATTCCGTGGTGAGCTGCCTTCTGATACAAACCCGTCAGTAGAACCTTTCCTCGACAATTTCCTTTTCGAAGAGGGGCCGATTGAAGAAGAGCATCCGCAAATCCGTCCGGCTGCTTCTACCACGAAAGTCAACGAGCTATTTGAAGATGTCCTAACATTCCTTGATGAATGGGACTGGCACATCGCTAGAGAATATAATCTCAGACGCACTACGTGGGTAACGCCTCGAGTCATTGGCCATGCTTTGGAGCGGTATATCAACAAACAAGGGAGTGGCACATACCATACGCCGGAGCGTCTTGCTCAGTTTGTAGTGCAAGAGTCGGTTGAAGAAAGCCTCCTTACAAAGTTCAATCCCACAATCAATGACGAGTATGACTCGATAGAGCAGGTATTCGAAGAGGGCACGGCAGAACAGATTGAAGATTTGTATTTTGAGACTTTGTCAGATTTTTATATTGTTGATCCTGCAGTTGGAAGCGGTTCCTTCATTGAACAGGGGCTTGATTTGCTCTCAGACATTTATATAGAATGTTTTGACAGACTCGAATCGGAAGATTCCTTCAGAACTGACGAACTCCCGGACTATCAGTCGGATATTGATCGAGTTCTGTTGGCTAAAGAGATAGCAACCCGCCGCAATCTATTCGGCGTCGACCTAAACCCAGTAGCTAAGGAGCTAACACAGTTTCGACTCAACCTCTCGCTTCTAACAGCCGTCACTGATCCGGAACAGCTTCAATCACGGTCGCTACAACTACAGTCAGGATTCAATTTCTGGAGAGGGAACAGTCTAATTGGCTTTATAGAACCCGGAGAACCCATCACAGAAGGTTTCCAGACTCAGCTAACTACCGACCACCAGAATTATGCTGATCTCCGTCAGGCACTGGCCAATTATCGAGAAGGAGTATCAAGCAGTTCGAGCGATATTACACGAATAGAATCGATCTTGACTGAGTTAGAGGAGAGAGTTGACCAGAACTTCCATGATCAGCTCTCCGAAGTATTCTCTCAGGAGCTATCAGACGGCCAAATGCGAGATACACTCCATCCGTTCCACTGGTACCTTGCCTTCCCCGACATCATTGCAGGAGGCGGGTTCGATGTAGTGGTCAGCAACCCCCCTTGGTTAGATCTCAAGGAAACAATTAGCGGACGCTCTGCCGATGCTGAAGAAAGGGCAGCGATCGAATATCAACAGGAGTATTTCAATGAGAGTGAGGCCTATCAGCTCCAGGGAGATCGATCCGCGAATTTGAGTTCGCTATTCATAGAAAGAGCACAAGCAATTACGGACGAAGAAGGGGTTATTTCGATGTTGGTCCCAGAGACCATTTTTTCTGCTAAAGAGTTCACTACTCTGCGTGACCACCTTCTCAGAAATGCAGCAATTGAATACGCTATAGGATTCGAGAATCACGGCATTTTCTCGGATCTCCACCGGCAGTACCGATTTGGGCTTCTCCAATTCCATAATACGGGCGAGACGAGTGAGATCAAGACGATATTCCGTCAGACAAGTTTAGATATTCTCAATTCACCGTCTGAATCGCTCTTAGATATCTCTCCTGAGACGATCAGAGAATATTCTCCAAATCGATTCTCTTTCCCAGCAGTAGAGACAGCAGATGATCTCCAGAGCCTGCGGAAAATTGTCCAGCATAGATCCTTAGCGGACGACCAGGGCTGGGATATTGAAACGTTTAGAGGGCTGAACCAAGCGCGAGAAGCGGAGTATCTGTTTGAAGAAGAGGAGCAAGGATCTTATCCAATCTATGGTGGTCGAAATATCTACCAGTTCGTCCATGACCGCTCATTCTTCGATCTAGATGGACCCTCGTACTGGGGTGTTAGTGAAAACGGGGATCGACCAAGTGCTAAGACACGAATACGAGAACGCGAATTTCACGAACTAGAAAGGCGATTTGCTGACGTTGTCGTAGAGCCTCAACAGGTGGCCTTTGGGGATGGTACGACACTTGATCGAAACGACGTCCCGATGCCGTTTGATGAATATCGCATTGCCTATCGCGATGTTGCCAGCTCAAAGAACGAGCGAACCGTTATAGCGTCGGTGATTCCTCCGGGAGTTGTGTGTCTAAATACGTTGCATACGATCCATCCGTATGACTGGCGTCGTCAAGACCCGCAGGTGGGTACCACAAACCCAGATGATCTGTTTAGACTGACATACAATCCGGAGGAACTCTTCTGTCTTCTGGGACTTCTGAACAGTATTCCATTCGATTACCTGATGCGGACAAAAGTGGAAACGCATCTCTCTGACTATCTCATGAAAGAATCCCAAGTGCCCCGGCTAACCAGCGATACCGACTGGTTTGACCTTATTTGGGAATCCGCTGCTCAGCTCAATTGTTATGGTGACTCTTTTGCCTCGCTGAGGGACGAGCTCAGTATTCCTCCCCTCCACGATGAGGGCGAGCGAAGACTTGCACAGGCCACAATCGACGCTGCTGCCTTCCGAGCTTATGGCTTCGAAGATGTTGATGTTGTCTGGTCCGTCATAGATTCGTTCCCAATTGTGCGATCCCCTCGCGTCATGGATGACAGGTACATGGACGAAGTCCTTGATCAATTTGAGGACTTGGAGGCGAGAGAGCTATGA
- a CDS encoding type I restriction endonuclease subunit R: MSLNEMELSEKPALQVFQDIGYEYKPGSELGPNSEDPERESLSDVVLRGRLERKLREFNPSLPDEAIEDAISQLLGYNSTRLLKNNKNFHDNLTQGIQVEYEENDETKGDFVDVIDFENPENNDFLVSNQVTIQFGDNPERRPDIVVFINGLPIGVLEMKNPTDPNASIGKAYKQVTDRYVDDIPDLFHYNELIGVMDMSNARLGCLSAGWEWFSPWRYIDEEEDATSKYPPSEVLIRGAFDPKRVLDLIKNFVLYSDEGGELSKKLAAYHQFYAVNRAIESSKETVPNPDDNRIGVVWHTQGSGKSLSMVFYAHKIRQTKEARNPTLVFLTDRNDLDEQLYKEFKKHDLPAEWADDDNRVELRKRLDRESGGIIFATVQKFQTTDEEAVYPEVNDRQNMIVVADEAHRTQYKELAANVRRALPNASYLGFTATPIEKEDRSTTNTFGGYISQYTIDQSQKDGSTVPIYYESRLAKLQINDPEIGKHFQELMASKSDDLREEMTKRWTSLRRIIENSDERTRQIAEDIVEHFNNREIEGKGMVVAISREAAVNYKKAIEEIPDAPEVEVVISGPEDYIDDPEDNEKLKRRFKDEDDPLKLAVVCDKWLTGFDVPCLHTMYIDKPMKNHNLLQAIGRVNRVYKDKPGGLIVDYMGIAENLKQALDKYTTEIQETAMLDLEEAVEVMHQKHSRVASFFDQIDYSDWPELEQLERQRLIHKAQNEVLVTEEREQKFKEAMKELKKAFSLVSPHPASNEIRQDMVFFEGILDSIKSMENPGGDEDVEDLDSAMKELVAEGVGIEDMVELSGFDTWEEEKPILGDKFMSDVEEVEFENLQVKMLEQLIRNEISTRKKGNLAKYESFEEELEETIKEYNNNFLSTQEVIEELKGYAEEIQETDDRQDQLDLNDEELAFYDAISANTDTEIDDDTLKNIARELKKNLKDSTEVDWTNREKIRAEIKTEVKAVLRINGLSLYKHEDLVEPIVAQAEAFYGGAAA; this comes from the coding sequence ATGTCTTTGAATGAGATGGAGTTATCGGAGAAACCGGCCCTACAGGTTTTCCAGGATATTGGATACGAATACAAGCCTGGTTCTGAGCTGGGGCCTAATAGTGAGGACCCGGAGAGGGAGTCGCTCTCTGATGTAGTGCTGCGTGGTCGTCTTGAGCGTAAGCTCCGCGAGTTCAATCCATCTCTGCCAGACGAGGCTATCGAAGACGCCATCTCCCAACTTCTTGGCTACAATTCTACTCGACTTCTGAAGAACAACAAGAATTTCCACGACAATCTGACTCAGGGCATTCAGGTTGAGTACGAGGAGAATGATGAAACCAAGGGCGACTTCGTCGATGTAATCGACTTTGAGAATCCTGAGAATAACGACTTCTTGGTATCTAACCAGGTCACGATTCAGTTCGGTGATAACCCGGAGAGAAGGCCAGATATTGTGGTTTTTATCAATGGACTTCCGATTGGGGTTCTCGAGATGAAGAACCCGACCGATCCGAACGCCTCTATCGGGAAGGCCTATAAACAGGTCACGGATCGGTACGTCGACGATATCCCGGACCTCTTCCATTACAATGAGCTGATCGGTGTGATGGATATGAGCAATGCCAGACTTGGTTGTCTGAGTGCTGGCTGGGAGTGGTTCTCTCCTTGGAGATATATTGATGAGGAAGAGGACGCGACCAGTAAGTATCCGCCTTCTGAAGTACTGATTAGAGGTGCTTTTGACCCGAAGAGAGTTCTTGATCTGATCAAGAACTTCGTTTTGTATTCTGATGAAGGAGGGGAGCTGAGTAAGAAGCTCGCTGCCTATCATCAGTTCTACGCGGTCAACCGTGCAATTGAGAGTAGTAAAGAGACTGTTCCGAACCCTGATGATAATCGAATCGGTGTTGTCTGGCATACTCAGGGTTCGGGGAAATCACTCTCGATGGTTTTCTACGCACATAAGATTCGCCAGACGAAGGAAGCCCGGAATCCCACTCTCGTATTTCTAACCGACCGTAACGACCTGGACGAGCAGTTATACAAAGAGTTCAAGAAGCATGATCTTCCAGCAGAGTGGGCGGACGATGATAACCGGGTAGAGCTTCGGAAACGTCTCGACCGTGAGTCTGGCGGTATAATTTTCGCTACGGTCCAGAAGTTCCAGACGACCGATGAGGAAGCGGTCTATCCTGAGGTGAACGACCGTCAAAATATGATAGTGGTTGCGGATGAGGCTCACCGTACTCAGTACAAGGAGCTGGCCGCTAACGTGCGGAGAGCTCTACCTAACGCTTCATATCTTGGTTTCACTGCGACTCCTATTGAGAAGGAAGACCGTTCGACTACCAATACGTTTGGAGGTTACATCAGCCAGTATACTATCGACCAGTCGCAGAAAGACGGTTCCACCGTCCCGATCTATTACGAGAGCCGTTTAGCTAAGCTTCAGATCAACGATCCTGAGATCGGGAAGCATTTTCAGGAGTTGATGGCATCGAAGTCGGATGATTTGCGGGAGGAAATGACTAAGCGGTGGACCAGCCTCCGCCGTATAATCGAGAACAGCGATGAGCGTACCCGGCAGATCGCGGAAGACATTGTTGAGCACTTCAATAACCGAGAAATAGAGGGAAAGGGGATGGTCGTTGCTATTAGCCGTGAGGCTGCGGTCAACTACAAGAAAGCTATCGAAGAGATTCCTGATGCTCCAGAAGTGGAGGTCGTCATCTCTGGTCCTGAGGACTATATCGATGACCCGGAGGATAACGAGAAGCTGAAACGTCGGTTCAAAGATGAGGACGATCCACTCAAATTAGCCGTTGTCTGTGATAAGTGGCTGACCGGATTTGACGTTCCGTGCCTTCACACTATGTACATCGACAAGCCGATGAAGAATCACAACCTGCTTCAGGCAATCGGCAGGGTCAACCGTGTTTATAAAGACAAGCCAGGTGGCCTGATCGTCGATTACATGGGTATTGCAGAGAATCTGAAGCAAGCCCTAGACAAGTACACGACCGAGATTCAGGAGACTGCGATGCTTGATCTTGAGGAAGCAGTTGAAGTCATGCATCAGAAACACTCTAGGGTTGCCAGCTTTTTCGACCAGATCGATTACAGTGATTGGCCTGAGCTGGAGCAGTTGGAACGCCAGCGTTTGATACACAAGGCGCAGAACGAGGTCTTGGTCACGGAAGAACGGGAGCAAAAGTTCAAGGAGGCGATGAAGGAGTTGAAGAAGGCCTTCTCTCTAGTTTCTCCACATCCCGCTTCCAACGAGATTAGGCAGGATATGGTGTTCTTCGAAGGTATTCTTGACAGTATCAAGAGCATGGAGAATCCAGGTGGGGATGAGGATGTTGAAGATCTTGATTCTGCGATGAAGGAGCTGGTTGCAGAGGGTGTCGGTATTGAGGATATGGTCGAGCTCTCTGGATTCGATACTTGGGAGGAAGAGAAGCCGATTCTTGGTGACAAGTTCATGTCCGATGTTGAGGAAGTTGAGTTCGAGAATTTGCAGGTTAAGATGCTTGAGCAGTTGATTCGTAACGAGATCTCCACGCGGAAGAAGGGCAACTTGGCTAAGTACGAGTCTTTCGAGGAAGAGTTAGAGGAGACCATCAAGGAGTACAACAATAACTTCCTTTCTACTCAGGAGGTTATAGAGGAGCTGAAAGGTTATGCTGAGGAGATTCAGGAGACGGATGATCGTCAGGATCAGCTAGATCTGAATGATGAGGAACTTGCGTTCTACGACGCGATTTCTGCGAACACGGATACCGAGATAGACGATGATACGCTGAAGAATATCGCTCGGGAACTCAAGAAGAATCTGAAAGACAGTACTGAAGTTGACTGGACGAACAGGGAGAAGATCAGAGCGGAGATCAAGACGGAGGTCAAGGCGGTTCTCCGGATTAACGGTCTCAGCTTGTATAAACACGAAGACTTGGTTGAGCCGATTGTAGCACAAGCCGAGGCCTTTTACGGTGGAGCAGCAGCTTGA
- a CDS encoding restriction endonuclease subunit S, translating to MTSEQQQLSEIIEKNHDQPDSEVQSLANQFYGLVPENWGFGKLDDLVENFIDYRGKTPPKADEGIHMLSAANIKDGFILPKRKEKFASKETFEEWTTRGVPKKGDVVITTEAPVGEVGIIRTEEPFLTAQRLITMRVAECLDSRYLKFCLQYQKTQNQLESYASGTTVSSFNQTDLRNTVIPLPPISEQKKIGYILDNIEKKITVNKQVNQLLGELAQSLYKYQFVDFRPYHEFKNSKKGEIPTEFEVDNLPKLMDIVLGGTPKSDVEDYYGGDILWAKAKDVAQEDDAFISSTEKSITEKGLVESSAELIPEGTTVITARGTVGETALTPIEMTTNQTCYGLVPKNREDRYFLYFLVQSHIQRLRSRTHGTVFDTINMNTLREQEIVLPPKNDRFEFNEKITPIMDLIRENQNENRSLHELRDTLLPKLMSGEVRVNDISLDDLEVDSEV from the coding sequence TTGACTTCCGAACAACAACAGCTCTCAGAAATCATAGAAAAGAATCACGACCAGCCAGATAGTGAAGTGCAAAGCTTAGCCAACCAATTCTATGGATTGGTTCCCGAGAACTGGGGATTTGGGAAGCTTGATGACTTGGTTGAGAATTTTATTGATTACCGTGGAAAAACCCCTCCTAAAGCGGACGAAGGGATACACATGTTATCTGCGGCAAATATCAAAGATGGCTTTATACTTCCAAAAAGAAAAGAGAAATTCGCATCAAAAGAAACATTTGAAGAATGGACCACTCGCGGAGTTCCTAAAAAAGGAGATGTGGTAATCACAACTGAAGCACCCGTAGGAGAAGTGGGTATAATTCGGACTGAGGAACCATTTCTTACTGCGCAGAGACTTATTACGATGAGGGTGGCTGAGTGCTTAGATTCGCGATATCTAAAATTCTGTCTACAGTATCAGAAAACCCAGAACCAACTAGAATCATATGCTAGTGGGACGACTGTCAGTAGTTTCAATCAAACAGACCTCAGAAATACAGTGATACCTTTGCCACCTATTTCTGAGCAGAAAAAGATCGGGTATATATTAGACAATATAGAGAAGAAAATTACCGTTAATAAGCAAGTCAACCAACTTCTAGGGGAACTTGCCCAGTCACTCTACAAATATCAATTTGTAGACTTTAGGCCTTATCACGAATTTAAAAATTCGAAGAAAGGAGAGATACCTACTGAATTCGAGGTTGATAATTTGCCTAAGTTGATGGATATAGTTCTTGGTGGAACTCCCAAATCAGATGTGGAAGACTACTACGGTGGAGATATTCTCTGGGCGAAGGCGAAGGATGTAGCTCAAGAGGACGATGCATTCATTTCTTCTACCGAAAAGTCGATAACTGAAAAGGGATTGGTGGAGAGTTCAGCCGAACTAATCCCTGAGGGAACAACAGTTATTACAGCTAGGGGTACTGTAGGGGAAACTGCATTAACTCCAATTGAGATGACAACTAATCAGACCTGTTACGGTTTAGTGCCGAAAAACAGAGAAGATAGATATTTCCTATATTTCCTCGTCCAATCACATATACAGAGGCTACGAAGTAGGACTCATGGTACAGTATTTGACACAATAAACATGAACACGCTCCGTGAGCAAGAAATTGTTCTTCCTCCGAAGAATGACCGTTTTGAGTTTAACGAGAAAATCACGCCGATTATGGATCTTATTAGGGAAAATCAGAATGAAAATAGATCACTCCATGAACTAAGAGATACTTTACTCCCAAAACTAATGTCCGGTGAAGTCAGGGTTAATGACATTAGTCTTGATGATTTAGAGGTTGATAGCGAGGTCTGA
- a CDS encoding type I restriction-modification system subunit M, translated as MTIAGNSNGELEKKLWETAEKLRGPVDPSEYKDFALGLLFLKSMSDSFEARKRELEEKTHDPDSRYYTEDEQEREYILTDKDEYKRENVFYLPEEARWQYFVDNATDPQIGKKIDDAMRATEEENPRLKGILPKGYSRSSLASNGSDALEGLINLFADIKMENGNGEQDEDIFGRIYEYFIKQFAMEGGQKGGEFYTPKSVVELMVEILEPYEGRIFDPFSGSGGMFVQSQKFIESHGGDTDKISIYGQEIKERTLQISKMNLYLRGLDGNIKQGDSILNDQHKGLEADYILTNPPFNMSEWGKDSIADDDPRFKYGLPPSNNANYAFIQHMIHHLDDTGMAATVMANGAMSVQNNSAEIREGIVEDDLLDTVIALPKALFYTTSIPACIFVFSKGKGKDKYRDRKGETLFVDATDLFETVSRTQNRLTEDHIQKISEAVQAYRGEDQAGKYEDERGFCKVATREDISDNRYIVTPGRYVGVREENGDEEQFEKKMERLSADLREMFQESNELQKKIDKSIEEVGF; from the coding sequence ATGACTATTGCGGGAAATTCTAACGGCGAACTTGAAAAGAAACTCTGGGAAACCGCCGAAAAACTTCGAGGACCAGTCGACCCTTCCGAATACAAGGACTTCGCTCTTGGACTTCTCTTCCTGAAGAGTATGTCCGACTCCTTCGAGGCCCGTAAACGAGAACTGGAAGAGAAAACCCACGATCCAGACTCCCGTTACTACACAGAAGACGAACAAGAACGCGAATATATACTGACGGACAAGGACGAGTACAAGCGAGAGAACGTATTTTACCTTCCTGAAGAAGCTCGCTGGCAGTACTTCGTCGACAACGCCACTGACCCTCAAATAGGAAAGAAAATAGACGACGCGATGCGGGCAACCGAAGAAGAGAACCCACGCCTAAAAGGAATTCTTCCGAAAGGATATTCACGCTCCTCACTTGCCAGTAATGGATCTGACGCTCTAGAAGGGCTAATCAACCTCTTCGCCGACATCAAAATGGAGAATGGTAACGGAGAACAAGACGAGGATATCTTCGGCCGCATCTACGAATATTTCATTAAGCAGTTCGCGATGGAAGGTGGTCAAAAAGGAGGCGAGTTCTACACGCCGAAGAGCGTCGTCGAACTAATGGTTGAAATTCTGGAACCCTACGAAGGCCGAATTTTCGACCCCTTCAGCGGGTCAGGAGGTATGTTCGTCCAAAGCCAGAAATTCATCGAAAGTCATGGCGGAGACACAGACAAGATCTCCATCTACGGTCAAGAAATAAAGGAAAGAACACTCCAGATCTCCAAGATGAACCTCTATCTTAGAGGTCTAGATGGAAATATCAAACAGGGAGACAGCATCCTCAACGACCAGCACAAAGGTTTAGAAGCAGATTATATCCTCACAAATCCACCGTTCAATATGAGCGAGTGGGGTAAAGATTCAATCGCAGATGATGATCCTCGCTTCAAATATGGATTGCCGCCATCGAATAATGCCAATTATGCCTTCATCCAGCATATGATACACCATCTTGATGATACAGGAATGGCAGCCACAGTCATGGCAAATGGCGCAATGTCAGTACAAAATAATAGCGCCGAAATTCGAGAAGGGATTGTCGAAGACGACTTACTTGATACTGTGATTGCCCTCCCAAAAGCACTATTCTATACGACAAGTATTCCGGCTTGCATCTTCGTCTTTAGTAAGGGGAAAGGTAAGGACAAGTACAGAGACAGAAAGGGGGAGACACTTTTTGTTGATGCTACAGATTTATTTGAAACTGTAAGCAGAACTCAAAACCGACTTACTGAAGATCATATTCAAAAAATATCGGAGGCAGTCCAAGCGTACCGAGGTGAGGATCAAGCTGGAAAGTACGAGGATGAACGAGGATTCTGCAAGGTCGCAACTAGAGAGGATATCTCAGATAACCGGTATATAGTAACACCCGGAAGGTATGTTGGTGTAAGAGAAGAGAATGGAGATGAAGAACAATTTGAAAAGAAGATGGAGAGGCTCTCCGCGGATCTTCGAGAAATGTTTCAAGAATCCAATGAATTACAAAAGAAAATAGATAAGAGTATCGAGGAGGTGGGATTTTGA